tttcaattaatttaaattgttgtcggggaatttaatagtttttttgttttattcaaattcttataTATTCACAATAACCTAagtgatatatttttgatttagttagtaacaaaaaataaaaattttatgacttatataatatacatttttattttattaaaaacatcacaaaaaataatcataaattaaaaaagttttaaacagAAACTCGTTTTTCTTTTAGGATTAatggatttaattattttctgctCGAGCAATTTCAACGTTTTTTTATTAGTGTTTGTAAATTATGctgttataactataatatagaattacGGAAGTACGAATTCgcggaattatatttttataactcacgacgggaaaagaaaacaacattacagaacatttaattaaaacgtttatatatattttttattatatcccCGCTTAGGAACGATTAAAGTAAATAACCTTTATTTGATATAGTGCGCACAAAAGATCAAAATATGAATCACGTGCTCCACTTACACTGAAAGCATTTTTCTTCActttttttcgacattttctattagattattaattttttgttgataatttagattttcattttagacaatattttGCGTTTTGCATTTTGCATTTTCCACACagcatttgggaaatgatattattttctgaatattttaaagtgcttgaataattaatatatgttttataatattttgtaaatattttcttctcattataacaaaatattgtattataatagtactattataggtataatatgattgcataaaaatgttgacttactatttttataaagtttccgtaaacatttttttttatatatatgtatgattaaaatgttttgtaaatgtttttttataaaatattttcaaaaatatgaactttatggccaaagaatataaaataactaaaatatttcctaattatttatgcaactttttaaaatattttgacaactatattattttcctgaaaatatttatatgctcTCTGGTATAAATACAGTGTACACAACTCCAAGTCTACCCATTATAGTTCCCCAAACATGTTTGTACTTTTAATGTATATCTCatgtcttataaattatagatctATGAGACAGTTGCTCAAAAACAATTCGTCAATAACACATTTTGTCAAAGTACTtttgtcaataataaaaatattttatattctaaatttcaaataaggattttatttattgcattaaatttattaataaaaacatagtatttttattaaataacgttggtaattttcatataaaattatatattttaatttttaaacgaattaatcatattttaattgcatgTCAAGTCCCTAAAAAAAACGGTTGCTAAGTGGTCGATATGtaaattttcttgatttttaatttttagaaaagtattaactgatatcacacccaagtgaTCTAACagtttgaatccagaaaaaatTCGGTGTGAATAGCCTcacaaaaatcattttcattttcatttagtgagattgATCTTCGAAATCGGAAAGCGGATTTcattgtttggggtcttgttagattcagaTTGGTTAGGAGGAGTGTAgtaaagattttcagaactttatctccagTCGTTAATTCAAtgcaaagctgtaaagctgaaaaatatcaaaaaacgcccaattaaatttgttttaattttttttaatgttctgtagtgaattaactattttctttttattagtatctacttgataattcctttttaaagagttatcaaccaactttctaactatcatagtttaggagaaaagttaaaaatagaaattttgggactgttcaggccgacgtttttatggattcaagtgtTTATACCgtttgggtgtgatatcaaatctctctcattaatattttacattaaagctatctaaattacccacctactcatcattactgagttacattcttattactttattatttaagacaaattcttgaaattttcaaaattcagactttttttgtttcaattgccacacttatttgataaaaatcaagaaagtaaaatacataatattctaaaCAAGCCAAAAATAAGGGTTATTTGATAAACTGTGTTTTTGAGGAATTATGGATTTGACCAATAAACGTTTTTACGAAGTCACTTTTGAAGAACTGTCGggatatcataaattattttatttatttatttattgatgttCAAAATTATCTTGAAAagtcaaatttgaatattattattattattgttattattattactactatttgGATGTCAAAGTTTGAATGAGTAAAGTaagttaaggggattccataccgtgattttctgtttttgtctaacacacgcgctacataggatttttgacggattctttgccaaacatatcaattgatctaatgaagtgatgagaattttgaaaacagatttgaatttgtcgacaagtctacttgaaatcgactttccctcaattttgattttttgattttagcttctccaaaaattgaaatacaaacatttttaaatactctttttaaatatgacgttttctggaatttgggggataatatcaaaaatatgggaaagtcgattttaagtagacttgacgacgaattcaaatctgttttcagaattcttatcgcttcaatagatcaattggaatgtgtggcaaaaaacacgtctaaaatactatgtcacgcatgtgttagacaaaaacagaaaatcacggtatcgaatccccttaagatATTGTTCTAATTTATTATGGACGTAAGAAAATTTCACGTACAACCTTGCGATATTCTTACTGTTTtaatatatctttaaaaaaccaatttatattcaataatccACCTTCGATTACCAAAATCCAATTATTTTTGcgggatgattttttttaatattctggggAGATATAGCAAAAGCTTATaaaaccaattataataataataatattcgtaataataataacaacaatacattttcacCCATAGACTGTAAAAACGCGTCTCATTGTTGGCAAATACACGAACACTATGGACGTGGTGGCTAAGACTTACAAAAGTGGAGGTGTGTGGGCATTTTTCAAAGGTTTCTGGCCCAGTACGCTAAGCATTTTCTTGTTCGCCGGATTTGATCTTATGACTTACGAGCACATCAAGGAAAATTATTCCCATTTCCACGAGAAGTACGACTACCCGAGGTGGATCGTTAGCTTTTACTCAGCAGTTATCTCGAACGTCGTGGGCGTAATGATATGTTATCCGATATCTACGGTCATCACTAGACTCCAAGTCGACGACGGTCAGtcattaacattaattatattaataattatactaatatatatacagaCTGCAGTGAAATCTcctaatcaaatataatattaatatataaaatataatacatatagatacCATTTTATAGGTACCGTATGTTCGCTGATTTAGGAAACAATACATTTCCTGGTTGAATCACATTGGATTGAACTGTAACTTTATGACAAGTTAGGTTTAttggaaatatttcaaatttttgcgcagttcaacatattttaacatatggCTATTCTTTACATATTTGGGTAGACCTATTTAAAAGTGATTTTGACTATGATGGTGAGACACAAAGTCACACAACTATTTAgctctaaaatcaaaatttaccaAAAGAgagaaatttcaaattaaatcataaatacattttttgaaatattaaaattttgaaaaatgaatagttCGGgacttttttgttattaaattattattactaacataactttataatattgttctatttgtaatattttaatgaaatcttTAATAGGTACtgtttatttacctaaatatttaaacacaaactattacctatatataaaaataatatctaaatgcattaacaaataaactaataagggtaatatattttaaacatttttataaattgaaaaaaaatgtaggtatttatagttaaattttaaacgttCGTTAAttcgataattttaattttaaataaatacaatttttgattaatataataattttaaaacgcaaatatgaattcaaaataattggtgctgctagttaaaaaaatataatcttgtACTACGTGCACGTGCGTACCGGGAGTGTTTAAACTTGAAAAGTTCGTATagattcaatataaaaattaatctgTCCTAGAATTTTAGTGTTTCTTAAGTCAGTGAACAtacaatgtaatatactaaAGGCATTGgtacattaaaatacaattttgattgcTGAGAGATTGCCACATAATAGAACGCACAATGAAGCTAAGTACCTAAATGTTAAACGCCCTATAAGCAGCTGTCCCAATTCCCTCTAAAGGATCATTGAAATACGTCCGTTACACGAATCACAAACCACAATAAACTAATCATAtcgcattaaatatatataaatataatatatacaacatatacaacatatattagttttttttttgctgcgcATAGCCAATACGATACATACCTACGACAATTATAGTGGAGGTCAAATCATTTATAATGgtctaccattttttttattttacatttttattactgcAGAGTGACAGAAAAACCCAGTAGGTACCCATACTATTGTTGTTATGTAACAGAAATGTGAATATTCTGTGTAAATAGTTTAAGCTTTAAACTTTGAAGTAATGATAGCAAAATAAgaataaccaaatattattctttaggttatgttacataggtaggtaggtaatttttcttttttgtgtGACAAAATTTTGTACGTTGGTTATCGTAACCGCACACTCAAAATAAAAAGTCATCTTTCAACAATTccgaaactaaaatatttaaacttcacgtttttttcaaatttcttcCGATAATTTTTGCACACGTATGTATTATAAGGTATTTACCACATACGTATTTCTGAAATGCAATTATTACgcatttttaaagtaatttcaaCTGCTCCCaatcattatatttaagtttatccatcttttatttcataataaattaaattttggttAGTTATATATActgaatataatgttattacacgTTATttgttaatgatatattttggcCGTATCCATGACATTTTAGCCCACCTAAGCAAGGCAATCTAGCTATCAATATGAAACGTTTATGTAtggtaatgataaaaaaaaggctattttatctttataatttatgtagataAGTAACCGTTGTTTTATTTATCACGTATAATACACCTACTAAATAGacttttaatcatattataattatttaaaccgTAAAAGGTTTTTCAACAACCGacgaagtttaaaaataaataattaatgtataaaacagTGTGCGGCATTGAAGAATAAGGTTTaggtatattacaaatatacggTTTTGAATGATAACCATGCGGTTTTTGAATGATGCGGGCATTATAAATGCTTATGGCATTTAGGGGCGATTGTATACGCTACCAGTATACTGGTTACATAAAAAGGTAATGAAAAAGTCTAATTTAAACTCCGCCAGTTTTAATTTCTTACCTGTAATGGGTATATGAAAACTCCCctggtattatgtattattatgccTTGCTCACGTAAAACTAAAAtaccttttatatattatatattaatcaaataaactcaaaaatgaaaaaaaagtgatgTCGTTGGAGAAcgatataaatagttataataatggatttatattgtacttaatagttgtaataactataaatattaaattgtatcaaATCATTTTAGGCCatagttaaaaatacattgaaatgtataacataacaaaatataacatactcacctacatattttatggttattacAATCATCCATCATGATGCTTAGATGTAATAGACATTACTATTTGTACGATTTGTTcagactattattattgttatatatattttttggcataTTCGATTGCTTAACTATTATTATCGATTAATAAGaacaattgttataaaaattatgattttttttgattatctttttttattttttttttttttattctgttatttgattttcttcacTGGCGGAGTTTGCGTAGACCCAAttttacctatgtttttttcCTGACTGAGCTTAcactaaaataatgtatacttgTGGTGGAGCttacatgcatataatatggtaagaaatgttgtcaaaatcATGTAGGTAGGAGGTAGGTATAATGTAGAGGTATATTATGATCTGttcgtattttataaatttacgatCGATTACACAAGTAGAATAGGTGtttttctattaactataatataatatcgaaacCACTCacctagaaaataaaatatataaatctcaTTTTCAAAGAAATGAAATATCGATTTTCTCCACATGCACTATATGCAGCACTTCGGTCGACTGAACATGTACCGAACACTCGCATTATGCgggaaagtatattattatagttgaacgTATTCGCGACGTTGTCGACTTTAATTATAATGCACCGCAGAGAATCACAGATGACTGTAATATTACCCCACAGCACGCATATTAGCCCTTCTCctctaaatacatttataaggcGTATTATTACTGTAGTTTTTCGAGTTGAAGGTCGAGCGTACATACACACATTGTTATGCACGtgtcataataatgttatgtattctTAGACTATATTATCTTATTAGGTATGCACGGTAAGTACTGCGGTTAGTATCGCAAGAGTTGGGATTTGCGAGTGAAATAAATTGCCGGGAAAGGCAATCAATTAATAACAGGTAGGTGCATAATGACACGCTGCAGATTTGTGatacgatttttaaaaatcaaaaccgtAGGCGCACATCATAGGTGTATaagaatttattgtaatacaagaaaaataaaaccattccTATCCGCTTATGTCAgttgtatatacttatacaaataGTCGTCTGTATACACtctaagtatataggtacacaatgttTTTCGTGCAGCACAACGATTTCgacacagtaataatattataatacgcggtATTATAAAAAGCCGTcggaatatattatcattataggcACCTGTTATACCTAGTCGAGATAACGagtttcagaaaaatataaaaccagtATACTGTACACAGTATACCTATAAGCATTTAGACCGTTCAGATGGGTCGGATTATTATTTCGAAACTAATATTTAACGACGACCATTTTTTTTCCCGTCAAGCTGTTATAGACACCTGCACCTTCAGCATTAACGAACACGGCAGGTATCTtcggcgtattataatatattcttatgtatatatatatacaattcatTTTGATAATCCTGTATAGGCGCGTCTGTAAAaggtaaaatatgtttatgggTTGAGACTTATCATATAGAttagataatatagtatataaccgacgtataataatattatattcctagaATGTCCTATCTAAAAAAAACAGGTAGGTACGGCCTACGGCGCATATTTCTTTCTCCGATttcgtaatacataatattataaaaaaaaaaaataataaaatattcccaATTATAATACCCACTCAGGTGTGCCGCCTCGCCCGATTACCCGACCGTGAGAACCGGCCTCGTAGGATTAACGAGATgtcaaacccccccccccccccttcaccAAAAAATATGGGGTTTCACGGTGACGTTCTATCATCCTGTTATTTTAACGATCCCGgcgtgttttttatttattattttaatttctgttcgcttaggcataataatattatcgtgtcgGATTTAAAAACTCGACTAATGCATTATGCATACGTTGCACGGCGAAGATGAGTATCGTTTGAAAGTGTATACACGACTTTTACCTGCcgtcataaatattattctgaacTGCACAGCAATGACCGAATCgtcgtgcatattattatttatgcattttatattatattcgaaattATGCATCATCAAACCGTACCGATTTCAGTCCGACTACGAATTTCCATTAATTATGCGACtcgtataaaataggtatacccACACTTAATTTAACACGGACAATCCATTAAGTGCGTTGCCCGTTTACagtactaggtataatattataatatctccacatgcgtatatattattatatatttctattattattattattattattatttttttttttttactgcctcgttactttttataataggtcgacCAAAATATACATTCTCTCGGCTCACTTTCTCTCCGGTTCTtttcttctttatttttatactgttgCCAGTCgtctatttgtttttttttttatattccacAAGAGGTTAACTACAGTCGTATACCTTTGTATCTTATAAAACGAACACGACCCAATCACTGTGACTCGTTTCGGAGTTCTGTGAACGCTTGATCAGCAAACGGCCACGTTCCAATGATATACGTCATAAGTATTTTTCTGATCGGTTTTCAAtcaatatataggtttatacatCACTGCCGTTATAGGACATTAGTTACGTATACAGATCTCACTCAGACGTGTATAATGGTACATTCCGTCTGAAACGAACTGGTAAAATGTAGGTCTATGATAAATATCGCGATCCCAAAATGTCCATTCAGCCAAGTCTAAGTATaggaatatacatatattttctgTCCTAGTTCTTGTCGCTTGCAGGAAGTCTCTTCAACGAGGTCCAAGCCAAATAACTACCACAAAGGGCATtcacacaattttatataagtaaacaTTAATACAGATAACAGGTGTATCTGACTTTACGGCTCACTGCTACGTGGCTGATTTAAACTGCAGAACTATACGTTTGAGAATAATGGTTTTAACAAAAGCTTTAATTTTACTCGTAATTTTGCATTCGCTGATAgtgttgacaaaattcgtcaatattaatgtatatacgaaactacataatatcaagtaaattgtatataaataattgtagagGATAAAAGAATACCGGcaaaatataattctttaaaagtacaaaatacacgaggtacataaaatatagtcataattacattaaaaatgtacatgttACCAAAATAACCCATGTTAAAATAATGGTGCTTATTATTTctggatatttaaaaaaaaaaaacctttaggTGCCCATCGCCGACCACTTAATGACTGAAACAATATCATACCATCATTATTGTGTTATGCATTTTAActcgataaatattattattgttgttttaataaaatatgtttgacgAACGTGTGTACAGTTAAATCATAAGCAcgacatagtacctatattgatatAGTTCGATGTTAAAAACGATCACAATTTACTGTTACAACGATCGTGCGCGTTTTACCTGTTCGTGTACCTAAATTTGACTGGACGATTTCGGAGTGCTGAATTTACaaatcacccccccccccccccacgacgaccacaatttaaatcaatacagCTACACGTACGGTGGCCCATCGCGTTTACCCTCGATTCTAACTATATACCTAGCTGGCTCGACTCGCAGTATGATTTTAGTTGATTgttggctataataatattattctgtacacACGCTCATTGGGCTTATCCGGTGAGCACCGGAaaccgaatattataataacgttggGTATTGTGCGTcatgtttttttgttatcttcgtgtattttttttaatgattgtgTTTTTCCTCGTTGGTTTACATTGTGACCCTGCGGTCAGATTGTTCGTATGTGCGGCGTATTATCTCGGTTTCTGTAGTATATTgtgcatgtataatattgtgctgaatacaaaaactaaatgattatttcaataaatattgttcattattacGCACCACAGTAACATACTATTTCGTTGGTCGTTGCCATACGTCGAATTCGTTCTTATTGCGTCATTCGATAATGTAtgatataactttatttttttttctctctattaactattaaggaATATTagattagtataatttatgcccaattaaaatatcatactaGCCGTATCAACtaacaacaaattaatgtaaaactgtTAGTTGTAGGTAATACTTGTAGGAAAATTCAAACAAGTTTTTAAAATCCGGACTGTTAAATCCTATAATatgactgtaatattatattatataggtggttattttattatgttaaatatcgttgataatacttacaaattacctACTATTGGCAATgaatataatgtactataagCAGTAAGCAAGCATATAGTAACGCACTATAACGACTTAATATGCTTCAACCAAGTGTTGTTGAAGAATGcaaatttataagtacctacttacgtGGGGGTATAGAATGGTATAATGGTAAACACACGTTGTATTTGTAATAAGCGCAGTGTTTATCTCACAAAGGTGGTACGACTTAATGATCGTAATATGTAGTTGAATTCttgctaatattattttcttgcaaaattaaaatagacaCTTCGAgccaaccaaaaataatatattcaggcGAGAAATTTGAATATTGTCCAAAAATATACTTGCAACAGTTGTTTACACTTCTtggatttattaataacaactaaCTCGAATTAACGTTTGAATTTATCACCTGACCTATTTCGTGTGATATTCGTTTTGgggaatacataatatttttctaaacaatAGATTCTACAACGacattatgcttaaaaaaaatattctgtttactCATAAGTTATATCGTACCCAATCGAACGTTCTTCACCTCGTCAAACACGACACATCTGTGCTACATTAACTGCTTAGCTGATGACGAAAGAACGCTCGAACAAAACTATGGTACTGACGATGACGAACTGTTCCAAtcgaaactataatattataataaactaaacaatcatctgataaaaattgttttttgttttattgttatggtGCGTCAAAAAGATTTGACGGTTTTggagtattataaatatactataatatgttcagAAAaactttcaataaaaatatttttgaagaattaaataattgtaacctGATATACTCTGTGATATTGACTTcagataatttatgataattaatcatatataatacaatgctaatacataaataaaaatacaaaaacgtattattattttcaaattggtGTAGCCACCCATTTGCGACACTTCCcatttttaatgacaaatttgtgtttcaaattattcaaacagtt
This genomic window from Metopolophium dirhodum isolate CAU chromosome 1, ASM1992520v1, whole genome shotgun sequence contains:
- the LOC132936614 gene encoding probable calcium-binding mitochondrial carrier F17E5.2, yielding MDVVAKTYKSGGVWAFFKGFWPSTLSIFLFAGFDLMTYEHIKENYSHFHEKYDYPRWIVSFYSAVISNVVGVMICYPISTVITRLQVDDGRSNGTTVESENWDRRRLFSAKNFRSGLLLYRGITGSLVKILPCTSIGYVVYEELCNSLGVRMT